From the Haliaeetus albicilla chromosome 19, bHalAlb1.1, whole genome shotgun sequence genome, the window TGCTTTATTCTTGCctctcaatttttctttcttgacttACTTGGAAAGCCTTAAAACGTTCTTCAGTTGCTTAAAGGGCAGGTGGGTAACGACTAAGAAGAGCATTCACACTGGCAGTAATTATTCTGTAGTTACCTCCCTCGCCCTGctgttctcttcttcctttcatccTGCCCTAAGTGATACGCATGGATACACATTATATGAAATGAGGAGATCAGAGGACTGCTATATTTAAAGTAATTCAAAGTCTTGTAAGAACTCGTGAGTAATTCATGATAGTATTACTGCAGCCTCTGAGATATGGAGGCAGAAGGTGAAGGACACTGACGAAACGGCAAAGAAAagctggtggcagagctgagaaTAGTGACAGTGTGCTCCTATGGTTTCTTTCTATCCTTTTAATGACTAGTTACAGCCTGGGACTCACTCACTCTAAACACCATTCTTTCTTGAGAAAGTTTACAAAGGTGGTAGGATCAAAACTTTTGTAATAAACAAATGAGACCTTTTGGAGAAAATTCTGAATGAAGCTAGTTCTGGATTCCTGTGAATCTctacttttgctttcctttgtgcTTTCTCAGGCCTGTTCTGTCACACATTTCCATTTTGGCTTGTGTACATAAATCAGCAACAATTAATCACAGCTGATCTACTTCCAAGATTTTGGAGAGTGGTTTAATGTTAACGGGCAAAgcttgtttgtggtttttttggggggaggtggTGTAAAAACTAGAAAATGGAAATCACCTTTCTCGTTCTCACTAGGTAATCTCATCCAGATCACAGGGATTTTGTTGTTGGGATTCTGATTTGGAGCAGGGCATAGAGTGTCCAGTTCAAGAAACATGTATAGCAATGTATGTGCATTAGTTTAACCTCTGTATTGCCACAGTCTTGATTAGAATTAAATGGGCCAGTAGTCAGAGCTTCTGCttagcaaatgcttttctagGTTTTCTACCTCTTCTGTAACTTTCTTGGCCAACATTTATCTTCTGGGCTGATAAAACTCATTAAAGagtcattaaatattttccttcaaagCTTTCTCCTTTCTATGTATATACGATAggattttttaatacttaaaagCTTTCCTGGTGCAGTACAAGAAAGTATAACTCaacaaggaagaaggaaggagatggCTTCTGCAGAACAGTTAGAAAgataagaaagtaattttttggGATAAGGCTTATCATGGCAGTATTTCTACTCTGTTGTTCATCTTTCTGCCACTACTTTTTCCTCTAtgtggagagggaaaaaaaaaaaaaaacccaaaaaacaaaaacaaacaaaaaacatgaggaatcacagaatggtttgggttggaagggaccttaaagatcatctagttccagccctgctgccatgggcagggacaccttccactagaccaggttgctccaagccccatccaacctggccttgaacactgccagggatggggcagccacagcttctctgggcaacctgttccagtctCTCACcgccctcacagtaaagaattttttcctaatatctaatctaaatctaccgtctttctgtttaaaaccattacccctcgtcctatcattacaggccctggtaaaaagtttctgtctttcttataagccccctttaagtattgaaaggctgcaatgaGGTCTCCTGAAGCCTTCACTTCTCCACACTGAACAACTCTGtgttcttcataggagagcTGTTCTAGctctctgatcattttcatggccctcctctggaagtgctctaacaggtccatgtcatTTTTGTACCGGAGCCCCGCTaaagctggatgcagtactgcagatggggtctcatgagagtaGAGTAAAGGGTCAcactttttatgcagcccaggatatggtaGGGCTCTTTATACGATAGGGCTTTTTATGCAGCACAGGATACAAAATAGGGAGGTTAACAAAACATGGGCACCCAACTATTTCTATTCCAGttgaaaagttttctttcataaaaacagttaaataaaatttctgagTCAGTTCTGGTGAAACCTGTATGGTCAGGAATAAGCTGGAAACCACATTGTTCAATCTTTAGCTATGGAGACCATGCCCATTAATTTTGAGCAATTTTCAGTTTGTGTTACTTTAAAACCTGGGTGAATAAACACAGATAATTATGAAAAGCAAGATGAAAGAACCTCAATGAATGCAGAACATTTGGGAAATACATATGTCAATATCCTCAGATTACAAAATGAATGGATCCTGGCAGTGTTCCAGCTCCTTGTCTCCAGAACATGCATATGTAttccaacaggaaaaaatggttCAGATTGATGGGGGTTAAATGCTAACGTGGATTTGAATGCAGCTGCAGAACTTTAAGGACTACAAACCAAACACAGCAATGGCAACAGTGTGCACATCCATAGTGTGgtgatttaaaaagaagaaaccccTGGCAGAGTTTTGTCTTAATGCAGTTTTTCCCTATGATTTGCAAGAGGAGTCGGGTAGTGCATTAAGGACACTCGTAGTTGTTTCTAAGTTGGAAAGTTTGGCAAAGACCTGTGAGGATAAAGGCAAGTGAATGGGCACTGAAGATGTTATAAATGTGGgcaggaaagaataaaaatgtcagtCAGGAAAAAATAGAGCCCAGTGCATTTTTGAGAGGAAAATAATCAGACATCAAGTGAGAGAGAGCTTCTTGGAAAGAAATATGCTGAACAGCTCTGAAGCTTGTAGTGTGTGGTGCACACAGGACTGCTTCACAGAGTAAAAGTTGGAAGCACGTCTTGGGATAGTGATGAAGGGCGTACCTCTGTTCATGGCAATGACTGTGTATGTCAGTTCATGATCTTTCCTCTAGAGTAACCATTCCTGAAACCTGTGGGTTCAAACCATTTCAGAACCCATAGGAATGTAAAGAGTGATTCACAACATCCCTTCTTGACTAGTGCAGGATTTTTCCTTGGACCGTCTCTTTCTACTCCAGTTCCAATGCGTTGTCCTTCCTTGTACTGGAAGGCGACCAGTGTCCCTAGGAGCCTGCTCTGGGCAGTGCTTAGTTTCTACCATGAAGGGTAAGAATTCTCAAGTTTGGCAAAAATGCCACTGACTTCAGCTAGCATGGGACTTCTGCTCAGTGTTTCCTTGTTAGCTGTGAAGGATGCTGAGTGTGCTTACCAGCAACCCTAGAATTTCTGCATCTTACAAACTGTTTCCCCTCTGTCCTTTCTTCAGTGTACCACAGTAGTATCTGTGCTGTGACACAGGACCAGTGAAGGATCATTCTTTGATCCTGAAAGTGAGTGGAATGGTACAGCTGTTCTAGGTgtgcttttctcctctctcctcttcaCCCCAGTATACCCAAACCATGCAGAAAATGTTCCTATTACCAAAGAGGTATTTTGTTGGTACTTTTAACCAAACAttgagtgttttaaaaataaatattttaaaatgcactgtATTTAAATACTATTGTACTACACTTGTACTATTAAGGTATTCCTATGCATTTACAGTGCATAGTACAGTACTTGTGGTTTAACCGTGACATGTACAGTACAAGGTGCTCTTTGCTccctctcattctctctctctctttttttaatggctctACAATGGGCTGTGCAGTAATATCAGCATAACATTTCAGCTGTCGTCTGAGCAGAGTTTACAGCCAAGAGACTTAGCTTGCTGTGTGTGGTGGCATGTGAACCCTGAACTGCCCTAACTTTTCTTTGTAGCTTTTCACACTGTAGTTAATCTGATGGCAGTTGTTCATTTACTGTCACAGTTTACTGAATTTCACAATACAGTCTGCTATGTTCTTGCTagcttaggttttttttcccaagatgAATCTCATTCTGTCACTTTTTCTAGCCCTATTTCTGTCCGGAGgtcctttatttttccctttcctggaTTTCCATAAAATTTCAACAAAAGCATAATCTGTATGTTTCATGAAAAcgtgtttctcttctctttgtaAGTCTTcatggaaaaagtaaaattgattttttttttttgttgttccaaAACAACCAGCCTAATATGATGCTGGGATTCAtctctttatttctgcttccctgctccccGCTCTGCCCCCCCTtgcctccccccccaaaaaaaaactCTCAAAAAATGTTCTGAAAGTCTAAAAGAAGCAGGAGTATCTTAGCACAGGTAAGCACTCTTTCTTTTatgcatcaggaaaaaaaaaatcgggCAAATTACCATTATTCCTTTCCATCAGAAGGTCAGCTTTTTAGCTTGTATGAATCAAACAACCTATTGGCATGTCTAAGTTGGATATTCTTGGAGCTGTCAAAAACCTAGCCAAAACAAACTATTCcattgcttaatttttttcatgattcTTCTGTATTGTTAATGAAATATAGGGTATCTAATTTTCTGGCTTGGCCAGCATCATTGAGAAGGAGGTGCAGTGTTTTGCATACAGAGTTACCTCTATGTTATCGTGAAAGACCAGCTGAGGGATTGTTCTTGGGCCTTGGAAGTAAGTGAGAGGACAAAGCTGTTGGTGGCACACTGTGTTGGGTTTGCATGGTGAGGTTTTGGTCGCAGGAGGGTGCTACAGGTGTGGCTCCTGTGaaaagctgctagaagcttcccccatgtctgacagagccaataccagccagctccaaggctgagcccatcagcgatggtggtagcacctctgggataacatatttaagaagggggaaaaaaaccctacacattctgcagccaggagagaggagtgagaacatgtaagagaaacaaccctgcagacccccaggtcagtgaagaaggagggggaggagatgctccaggcgccagagcagagattcccctgcagcccgtggggaagaccctggtgaggcaggctgtccccctgcagcacATGGgggtccatggtggagcagatctccacctgcaccccggggaggaccccacgttggagcaggtgggttcctgaaggaggctgtgaccccgtgggaaccctgcgccggagcaggctcctggcaggacctgcggatctgtggagaaaggagcccacggagcaggttttctggcaggacttgtgaccccgtgggggacccacgctggagcagtctgtgcctgaaggactgcagcccatggaagggaccccacgctggacCAGGGGAATAGTGCGGAGTCCTCcccttgaggaggaaggagcggcagagacaacataatgaactgaccccaaaccccattccctgtcccctgcactgctggggggaggaggtagagaaaatggGGACTAAAGTTaaacctgggaagaagggaggggtgaggggaaggtgttgtaagatttggttttatttctcattatcctactcttGATTTTGATTGGTAAtgaattaaactaattttcctaagtcgagtctgttttgcccatgatggtaattggtgagtgatctctccctctccttaactcgacccatgagcctttcgttgtattttctctcccctgtccagctgaggaggggagtgatagaggggctttggtgggcacctggagtccagccagggtcaacccaccacacacaccTAGCTCCTCTCCTGCATGCTGACCAGAACGCACTCACTGACCTCGAGTTATTCCTGTGGGGAGACGTCTCTGGTAAGTCTTACTCTGCAAATTGTGGCAGGTATTCTATGAGAAAGTCCTACAtggtgcaggcaggagcacATGAACGATTACAGCATTGGCAATGATTGGGAAATGATGATTGGGAAATGATTGTGCCTTGATGAAGTTTTATTTACTGGTGCGGTTGTACACCATGGTTTTTCTCTACCACGGACTTACTGGTCTTGGCCAACAGCAAACTTTGACAACAGCAACTTGTCGATTTTGGCAATAGAGGGTGCACGTTCCTTGCTTTAAAACTATGGAGTTTGCTTGTCTCAAGATTATCCCTGAGCCTGGGTATTGCAAACTGACTCTGCTTGGAGGAAATGCCACTCAGCTTCTGGTCCCTGATCAAAGCAGTCTGTCCTGTCAAATAGAGAACGCAGACCTGTCAGACAGAGCAGAAACCCAGTAATTGCCTCGATTTGTCCAAGTGCCTGCAGCTGAGGAGCCTCTCAGGTGTGGCTGCCAGGAAGGTGGAGAGCAAAGGTGACTACAAGCTACTTGGGGAAGCCCTACCTGGTGGTAAGGGATCAGGTGTGTGGAGAGGGGTCAGCTTGGCTCTCTAGCAATAGTGTTGGGAGCTCTGTGAAGCTACTGTCACCTTGTGTTTGCAAGCTCTTCCTGGAGTTCCTGCATCCCTTCAGCAAGCGATGCGCATGGTAAGTCAGTCTTCTGACTCTTTGCTATGTGAAAAATTTGCCATGGGTGTTACAGAATCAGGAAGGTTGTCCAAGCTTCCTTGGTCAGGAGTGTTTTGTAAACAGGAGCTTCAGTGAGCAGCTGAAAGATTCTCACCTAAAGACATCTAGTTTCTTCTGGATTTGTGTCTTGTGTTTGATTTCTCAGGTGCCTAACGGGGCATCAACACTTTGTTTTGTCCCTGTTACGGTGTTTGTGATGTCTCTCTGCCATCGAATTAGCTGGTGTATAAGGCTTAAACTTATTCTGTAGTCTTTCTGCAGCTGGGTAAATGGCAGGGTCCCTTCTCTGTGAAGTTGCCTACTGTCTTTAGCCAACAGCATTGGGACTCCTCAGTAGAGGAAGGGTGGATAAACAGGAACACATACACATTCCATAGACAGAATTTTCTTAGGAAATCCACCTCAAACAGATATTGCTGTCACTTAAAATAAAGCTGAGGCTGCCACTGCATTTGGTGAGGTTCCGAAGGCTGAGGCCATCCTGGGCAAAGTACAGGGTTGTGTTCCAGAAGAGTGTTCAACAAAGCAGTAACTTGGCATAGTGACAGAACtgagtgaaaatgaaaacaaaaggtgTGTGCCTGTTTCCAACTTTATTGGCATGATCCTTACCCGTTTCTCGTCTGTACGCCGCTATGCATTATAGCCTTCAATTGGTTTTGGATAGGAAAGAGAGATTTAACTATCAGTTTGTGATAAACTCCAGGTCACCAGTTCTGTTGCCAAGACTTGattttgtgccactgatcacaaccTTCTGATCGTGGCAGTTCAATCACCCATGATATCCACTTATCTAGTGCGTACGTCCTCATCTTGTGCATGAAGATGTTGTAAGAGGCAGTGTCAGAAGCCTTACTTGAGTTCAAACAATATCCACTCTTCTCCCCTCATTCACCAAGACACTAATTTAATTGTAGAAAGCTTTAACTCACACAggttttctgtgccttttttatATGGCACAGTCCAGTATTGTAAACGTAACAAGACCTTGAGAGATTAGGATTCACCCTGTTCAAAGATTTCTGATAGAGCAGAAGTCAAAACTGACAAGAAGCTTTTCAAAAGACACTGCAAAGGACTTGTCTATTGTATTTACCTTCAAGAACAATATGTCCTAAACAACCTCACACAGGCTAGCTGGGACTTTTCTTTATGGCACAATATTGTGAACCTAACAAAACCTTGAGAGACTGGGGGTTCGCCCTGTTCAAATCTTTCTGAGCAGGTGTCAGAAGATTCCAGTAAGCTTATTAAAGGAGACGGCAAAGGGCACGTTTACTGTATTTACTTTCAAGATAAATATGGTATCGACAACCTGACTTACATGGGAATCCCATTACAGATCATTAATACATTAATGTAACTCAAGCATAACATTATGGAAATGATTTGGGCCCAATTTAACAGTTGGTGTGTTGCCTCTACTCCCAGATTTCTCCACTGATGCCGGTGCAGTGTCCCTTGCTCTGTGCTTGTGCAATTGAGAGCAGAATCTGATGCAGGACATTGTGAAATGTGATGTTTAAAAACTGTTCTCATGCGGGAGGGAGGATCTGATGCTACTCTCATATGAATATCAATTTAGCTGTAATTTCACAGATCTCTTGACCTGTGGTGTTATAAGGAGAATTTGGCTCAGTTACGATGATGGAGAGTGTTCTTGATTGCTGTTATAATCATTCCTCATATTTTCAATCAGCAAAATCAGTGGAAGCATTCcgtgaaaatataaaacaaatagaACATGATCTGAAGCTTCAAGATAACTCCAAGACTGAAGTATGCAAAGCTGATAATGCgaagaaggaaaagattgtACACCGTTTGCTGTACCCAGACTCAGTTGTTCAAACGCTGGAATGCACATTTAAGGGAAGAGGAGCAAACTGTCACACAGAATCTGTTCTTAAGTTATGGGTATAATGTTTAACTTCGTGATCATGTACCTCTGGATCGACCTGTCAGAGACACCAGATCTCCCAGGTACAGTATAAGCCCTCTCTACAATTACAAGGAGCCATGAAATTAAAGGGAAAGGGATCCACATTGCTTTGGACTAAGTTAAAATAATCCACTAACAGATCTCCATTTGTCCTCTGTTTGtttagggtttgtttttctatcattttcttccaaatcttGCTCAGACTTGTAGTACTCCAAAGACTGTGAAAGAAGTCACAGTGTAGAGAAGACACTCTAGGAAAAAGAATATAATGTTAACATTATAATTAATATAGGACTGTCAGTAAAAAGGGGAACACCCGACCATAGTATTCAAAAGATATGAGACCTTCTGGTCTGTTTACATTCTATTTAAGCCCCAAAGGCAGGACATCTGAAGCATGCTTTCTCTGGTCTCTTACGTTGTCTTATGTAAGCCTCTTACAAGCTGAGATATCCAAAGCGGTGTTTTTTAACaccacaccacccccccaaGAAGCAAACCCCTACATTATaaaattctgtcctttttttaacacagtgcttgttttttcttagcTATGTTGTAGAGCGTAAGTGGGGAATACCTATACTGCGTATTAAAAGATGATTAGAAATTAAACAGGAGAGGTGGCTAGAAATAGTTATTGGCCAGTGAGTCCCATGAAGGGTGAGGGAAGATTCAGCACTTGAGCTGAATCCCTGGCACTCTTACCTTTAGTGCTGCAAGTACAACATACTGGACCAGTGACTGTGAGTTTCCTTATAgccttattttctctctctgtttccctCTCAAGTTATCAAAGAGCCTGAAGATTAATTACATGGAAAATATAGTGGGCTAAACATCTAAAGCATTAAGATGTAGGTAAGCAGTCCACTTCGTAAGAGGAAGCTTAGGGATTTTTCCAGGGATTCATTGGTTCTTGAAGCCAatagataatattttttaagcAGACCAGTGATACTATGGGAGCTGGCATGAGTAACCATTAAAAACCTTATTGGGAACAAGTATctgttaaaaaagcaaacacatttttttctgtatagtaTGATAAGGTATACAATTTATTGCAAAAGATAATAGTAAGCTTTACAGGAACTGACTGGTGTAAATGTAGAAGAATGTCACGCATACACTGCAAGCCTACACCTTTGCACCTATGGTTGCTTGTACTAAATCTGATGGagcatttcagaaaaggatATGGCAGGCAGAGAGGGTTGAAAACTGGGCGTGATTTAACGATGTCGCGCTTGGGAAAAGGGGAGTTGTCTTACTGGCAGCCCTCTGGAAGACATAAAAAAGCACGTTATGCAACTGGATCTTCATTGTACCGCTTGGATGGAGCCGGTTCCGTCCAGGCCAGACAGTAATAAGCTGCCCTTGACTGTGGGTGTCCGTGGGGCAGTGTTGCAGAGGAGGAGATGGTCAAGGGAGATGGGTCTTGTGCAGCGGTGAGCTGGTCACAGATCCTCCTGAGGCAGCCCGGAGCTGAACGATCCCCACTCTGCTGGGGGGACGTTTTGGAGGAACCGTGGGATGAGTCTGCGTGGTCCCAAAGAATGGGTGCGGTGCCTGGTGCTCTTTGGCTTGGCAtcataaagaaatacaaatacatcATAAAGATGTAtttgcctgtcctggtttcagctgggatgtagttaactgtcttcctagtagctggtacagtgctatgttttgagttcagtgtgtgaagaatgttgataacactgatgttttcagttgttgctcagtagtgtttagactagagtcaaggattttcagcttctcatgcccagccagggcacctgacccaaactggccaacagtgtattccataccatgggacgtcccatctagtttaggaactgggaagcgGGGGCGGGGAATTGcggctcagggactggctgggtgtcggtcggcgggtggtgagcaattgccctgcgcatcatttgtacattccaatccttttattactactgttgtcattttattagtgttatcattatcattattagtttcttcttttctgttctattaaaccgttcttatctcaacccaggagttttacttcttttcccgattttctcccccatcccactggatgggggggcagtgagtgagcggctgcgtggtgcttagttgctggctggggttaaaccacgacattgcCAAAACTGCCTTTTGCAGATACGCACTCAGGCTCTTGTGCTAATGGGTAATAAAGCTAATGGAGAAATTCCAACAAAAATGCATTCCGTTTGTGCACAGTTGCCACTGTAGAGGTCTACCTGGAGCATGAGCTTGTCTCAGAGAGCTGCACTGTGTAGCTATACAACTCATGCAGTCTGAGTATTGCTTTCATGAGTGTGCTTCTAAGGCGAGGGAGTGATCAGCCTGAGAATCCAACTATGCTCTGTTGTCTGCTCTAGAGACAGTTAGTGGTTAGCACTGTGAAGAAGACCTAGTCCTCACCGACTGCCTGGTGGCCAGGATGTTAATTAGCAGAGCTGACAAATATCCCAaatatatacttaaaaaaaaaaattgaaaaaatctTTTGACAGTAAGCAGGAAGTCCAGAGGTGTTCAAATAGCACAAAACAAGTTTGTTTCAGTACTGGGAACAATTTATTCTGGGGTAGCATGGAGTTGTGCAAGGCCTGGTTTACTCTGCAAGAACGATTCTTGAAGCCCTTTCAAGAATTTCTAAAGAGATCCCTTGTTCAAGGGAATCCTCCTCACATGTCAGTTTATAAGTATGGCTAGGCCtaccttgttcttcattgcaCATACAAAGGGATTATTATCTAATTTGCTTTTGTCTGCTGTCAAGTTTGGCCATTGTCATCTCCTTCTGTAAATGCAAAAAGCCAAATTTCACTCACATGTCTACTGCCTTGTAAGCTAATCATCAGTGGCTGAGTTAACTGTATTCTTTAGCTTCAATATTTTATAACCATTTTGGATTAAGAAACAGTAAttgctctttttgttttaacagaaattttaacTTTACCCCAATGATTTATATACATACCTAACACAactcaaatgaaaaatgaaacttggATTTGGGAATTCCCTTTTTTCCCACTCTTATGCTGATTTTTCATTATATGTTTTAAGCCTGTCATCTTAATTCTGCCTTCTTGCAGCTGCCTTGCTCTCTGACTTTCTTTAGAAACTGTGCTAAAGTTGTTGGTCTTTATTACAGctatgaaatgaaaacatatcCGAAAGACCTTCCAACATTCAGTATTGTACTTCTATTTATGAATGAAGCACTGTCAACATCTTATGTGCAATTACTTGTATAATTAACTGAACACCTTCTCATTTATTGAAAGAAATCATCCTGTTAGATGATTGCAGTTCAAATGGTAAGTGACCCAGGGAAGGCAGGAGTCTTGCTAATTTATGCCACTGTTGTGTTAAATGAATGTTGGTGGCCTTTTGGGTGCACACAGAGTAGACCgctctttaaattaaaaagtaaatcgagtacaggaaaaaaacccaaacaccttAATAGCCTGAAAACAGGCAGCTAATAAGGAACAGGATGATGCTCTGCAAGTATCTGAAAAGGTTAAACGTTGAAGTGGGAGAGTATTTATCATCACTGGCTCATCAGGCACAGTACCAAAGTAAGAGTATGCTAAAGAAACTATCTCTGTAGGTATCTGAAATAACTCCTTGAAGAGTGCTGTCTTGGGTTGTCAAAAATACTGCTAGGGGAAGCAGTGGGTGCGTTGTTGCTCTTAAAATTGAGCTGAACAAAGCATTGTAAAATCATCCGTAAGAAACAGTCATACAGTCATGCCCCTAATCTTCAGggtgttctgttctttttttttttttccttgcctgaTGAGATGTGTttgatttctcatttttctaaGGCATTGTAGCTGCTAGAATAACATGTCAGTTTGGGTGGAACAAGAGTTTAAGTGAATTTCCAAAATGATGCTAAGAGGTCCCaattttctattccttttctgacactatttttttctttggtgttgGCATGCCTACAGCTCTTACAGGAGCATTTCATGTTTTCAGggcttgtttattttctcttttcctttccatatgGTAGGAGATACACACAGAAATTACTGCACTAAGACAGCTAATTGGTTGCTCTTATGGCACATGTCTAAAGTTTCTACATACTGATGTTTGTGTACAATTTAGAAGCCAGACAATAGCACTGTATGTAAATGAAATTTAGGTACTTAACCAAAGTCCTGGAATGGaagctggttttaaaaataagcttctTGAATTCATGAGTACCTGAATAATTCTACCTGATCTATTGCAAAGAACAAATCAGGTTTTGGTCTGGAATTGGGACAAGCTGGAAAGCCATTACCTACataatcttttccatttcttaatattgattaacttttttttttttttttttttttacattaaaatgtgGGGGCTGGTTTTAGATGATCCGAAAGGACCTTTGGAAACACATATCACAAATTACAATGAAAGCATCCTGGACTGCTGAAGGTCATCAGACATCAGAAAAGACAAGACCTAACAGAAGCCCGGATTTCTGCCTGGGAGGCATCAACTGCAGATGTTGTTGCAATTTTGGATGCCCATATTGAAGTGAACATGGCATGGTAAGACTATGAAGACTGGGGGATTTCTGAagtggggagagggagatggaCAAGGACTATAACTGTGTAGCTGGCACAGTCATCCCATATATGGTTCTCTTTTCTGGCCTGCCACATGTTAATTAACAGCCACCAAGTTAtttatttctgagaagaaaagggatgcaattgtttgaaataaataacaaaGCAGACAGGTAACAGAGTAAGCTGTTtagtgaagaggaaaagagaaatgccTACCTTCTCTGTATATTTACTACATTTCTAGGAGAAGAGACTTCATGTAGTGAAATAACATAAGAAGGAGGCAGGTTATTTAGTTCCACTGCCAACAGTTTTGGCCCTTTATAAGGCCAAATTATGAGACAGCCATAATACCCAATGACTTTAAATTGGTTTGATTCTTATTCTAGCTTTGGCTgaggtttattttctgttgccCACTAGTTT encodes:
- the GALNT8 gene encoding LOW QUALITY PROTEIN: probable polypeptide N-acetylgalactosaminyltransferase 8 (The sequence of the model RefSeq protein was modified relative to this genomic sequence to represent the inferred CDS: inserted 4 bases in 3 codons; substituted 4 bases at 4 genomic stop codons): MMESVLDCCYNHSSYFQSAKSVEAFRENIKQIEHDLKLQDNSKTEVCKADNAKKEKIVHRLLYPDSXLFKRWNAHLREEEQTVTQNLFLSYGYNVXLRDHVPLDRPVRDTRSPSYEMKTYPKDLPTFSIVLLFMNEALSXILCAITCIINXTPSHLLKEIILLDDCSSNDDPKGPLETHITNYNXKHPGLLKVIRHQKRQDLTEARISAWEASTADVVAILDAHIEVNMAXAAPILSXLKEDPVFDNVNFDDFELLQYSVAADGFDWALWCLYERLPAERYALKDGTAPHVFYHSAGEMYVGGLCARWNTVDRYLIDPGSGDLPVLEQCETAVNKGLNLHWDFKQASAIINRTKRCLEITANNLVSYRLVMQTCTGQKWNIQHTVKDWGKTKDLEQKTQHSKH